In Dysidea avara chromosome 3, odDysAvar1.4, whole genome shotgun sequence, a single window of DNA contains:
- the LOC136248634 gene encoding enkurin-like gives MAAEVEESIYNLIPKPVPPLVKPPRHTSKFNSSVRNEVIQTKSPAKTMGPAKVNTGPEEGYLRKNDRTLPEKRDFKYPNSDKRKPAVPRASDKPLMGTQSNKNFVSTNATTAIMSVPRKPVAHYVDTCKGQKHPLDPSGLTPHYTNKSDYGILPDYIQQRQKEVAQAQAEYDKYIEETMRQGALLKVSDDERKEILAGLKKNWEQLHHQYQGLSVVTDTVPKKARKEHMEAEMKQLEQDIAMVEKHQLIYLTQETR, from the exons ATGGCGGCCGAAGTAGAGGAGAGCATATACAATCTTATTCCTAAGCCAGTCCCTCCGCTAGTAAAGCCACCCAG GCATACTTCTAAGTTCAACAGTTCCGTACGTAATGAAGTGATACAAACAAAATCTCCTGCAAAGACCATG GGACCGGCCAAAGTCAATACTGGGCCAGAAGAAGGTTATTTAAGGAAGAACGACCGAACACTACCAGAAA AAAGAGACTTCAAATATCCAAACAGTGACAAGAGGAAGCCTGCAGTACCTCGAGCGAGTGACAAGCCTCTAATGGGTACTCAATCCAATAAGAACTTTGTATCTACCAATGCTACCACAGCAATCATGTCAG TTCCTAGGAAGCCAGTGGCTCATTATGTGGACACTTGTAAAGGACAGAAACATCCTCTGGATCCATCAGGATTAACCCCACACTACACTAACAAATCG GACTATGGTATACTACCTGACTACATTCAACAAAGACAGAAAGAAGTGGCCCAAGCACAAGCTGAATATGACAAGTACATAGAAGAGACTATGAGACAGGGAGCTCTGTTGAAAGTGTCTGATGATGAAAG GAAAGAGATATTAGCTGGACTGAAGAAGAACTGGGAACAGTTACATCACCAATATCAAGGACTATCAGTTGTGACTGATACTGTACCAAAGAAGGCCAG GAAGGAACACATGGAGGCTGAAATGAAACAATTGGAACAAGATATAGCCATGGTAGAGAAACATCAACTTATCTACCTCACACAAGAAACTAgataa
- the LOC136248632 gene encoding uncharacterized protein isoform X4, which yields MFTTFYLLLVAINLSLSQIDQDQMSKSLEHGRSQLETYQEQANKDECWRLAVSYLNETCSTISQSAQQRLAIAFANCHWLSAGRRSYECTEEMSISECTKDMSESAFDVYTQFYNHIEDACFYLQSQLWQEKTEKLIGDLSDTSQHAVEKITESLERHKILEKGQERSLSNQDQLIKGSQQLQDQLQSAREEVSSVFSNIQQQAWSFKEQFNEIFLSLSTGLDHIQFILTWLLGEFIILERIVVFIVGMVISYLLTCMECLFVERQLVNWYLVGINVDTKYDIMESLHFVLWIARYTMVLLCLGVLVHCYMTYRNYEVVNYQLLNKIMEQNRQIKRHLKLETEEISEENWPVTSTPTQPVISQEAFIMPTPQHPTTITTTAGGVISAESGRHDQDSVDGDHPDSGLGEDNLFNRTTRCNSRYNFRKKCLHTDQLTRQGLHTPRVSSSSQGKRHSRRLSKDDST from the exons ATGTTCACGACGTTTTATTTATTGCTGGTCGCCATTAACTTATCACTGTCTCAAATTGATCAGGATCAAATGTCAAAGTCTCTGGAACATGGCAGAAGTCAATTAGAGACTTACCAGGAACAAGCAAACAAAGACGAATGTTGGAGACTGGCTGTATCTTACCTCAACGAAACTTGTAGTACTATTAGTCAAAGTGCTCAACAAAGATTAGCCATCGCATTTGCCAACTGTCACTGGCTCAGCGCTGGACGGCGTTCATACGAGTGTACTGAAGAAATGTCCATTAGCGAGTGTACTAAGGACATGAGCGAGTCAGCCTTTGATGTATACACACAATTTTATAATCATATTGAAGACGCTTGTTTCTATTTGCAAAGTCAACTGTGGCAGGAGAAAACAGAAAAGTTGATAGGAGATTTGTCAGACACATCACAACATGCAGTAGAGAAGATTACGGAAAGTTTGGAACGACATAAGATATTGGAGAAGGGCCAG GAGAGATCACTGAGTAATCAAGATCAACTGATCAAGGGAAGTCAACAATTGCAGGATCAATTACAATCTGCTAGAGAAGAAGTATCTAGTGTATTCAGCAACATTCAACAACAAGCGTGGTCCTTCAAAGAACAGTTTAATGAG ATATTCTTGTCTCTGTCCACTGGTTTGGACCATATCCAATTCATCCTCACTTGGCTGCTGGGAGAGTTCATTATCCTCGAACGTATTGTTGTATTTATAGTTGGCATGGTGATATCATACCTGCTAACTTGTA TGGAGTGTCTGTTTGTGGAGAGACAATTAGTCAACTGGTACCTTGTGGGTATCAATGTAGACACCAAGTATgatattatg GAGAGCCTTCATTTTGTGTTATGGATTGCTCGCTATACAATGGTCTTGTTATGTCTTGGTGTGTTGGTACACTGCTATATGACTTATCGTAATTACGAAGTTGTCAATTATCAACTGCTCAACAAGATCATGGAACAGAATCGTCAGATCAAAAGACATCTCAAATTGGAGACGGAAGAAATTAGTGAAGAGAATTGGCCAGTCACTTCTA CCCCTACTCAACCAGTTATTAGTCAAGAAGCATTCATCATGCCCACACCTCAACACCCTACTACAATTACTACTACTGCTGGAGGGGTTATATCAGCAGAGAGTGGTAGACATGATCAAGATTCAGTAGATGGGGACCACCCAGACTCTGGACTTGGTGAAGACAATTTG TTCAACAGGACAACCAGGTGCAACTCCAGGTACAACTTCAGAAAGAAATGTCTACACACTGACCAGCTAACAAGACAAGGACTACACACACCAAG AGTGAGTAGCAGCTCACAAGGTAAAAGACATTCACGTAGACTAAGCAAAGATGACAgcacataa
- the LOC136248632 gene encoding uncharacterized protein isoform X3, with translation MFTTFYLLLVAINLSLSQIDQDQMSKSLEHGRSQLETYQEQANKDECWRLAVSYLNETCSTISQSAQQRLAIAFANCHWLSAGRRSYECTEEMSISECTKDMSESAFDVYTQFYNHIEDACFYLQSQLWQEKTEKLIGDLSDTSQHAVEKITESLERHKILEKGQERSLSNQDQLIKGSQQLQDQLQSAREEVSSVFSNIQQQAWSFKEQFNEIFLSLSTGLDHIQFILTWLLGEFIILERIVVFIVGMVISYLLTCMECLFVERQLVNWYLVGINVDTKYDIMVSSDCWVTGVELLAQESLHFVLWIARYTMVLLCLGVLVHCYMTYRNYEVVNYQLLNKIMEQNRQIKRHLKLETEEISEENWPVTSTPTQPVISQEAFIMPTPQHPTTITTTAGGVISAESGRHDQDSVDGDHPDSGLGEDNLFNRTTRCNSRYNFRKKCLHTDQLTRQGLHTPRVSSSSQGKRHSRRLSKDDST, from the exons ATGTTCACGACGTTTTATTTATTGCTGGTCGCCATTAACTTATCACTGTCTCAAATTGATCAGGATCAAATGTCAAAGTCTCTGGAACATGGCAGAAGTCAATTAGAGACTTACCAGGAACAAGCAAACAAAGACGAATGTTGGAGACTGGCTGTATCTTACCTCAACGAAACTTGTAGTACTATTAGTCAAAGTGCTCAACAAAGATTAGCCATCGCATTTGCCAACTGTCACTGGCTCAGCGCTGGACGGCGTTCATACGAGTGTACTGAAGAAATGTCCATTAGCGAGTGTACTAAGGACATGAGCGAGTCAGCCTTTGATGTATACACACAATTTTATAATCATATTGAAGACGCTTGTTTCTATTTGCAAAGTCAACTGTGGCAGGAGAAAACAGAAAAGTTGATAGGAGATTTGTCAGACACATCACAACATGCAGTAGAGAAGATTACGGAAAGTTTGGAACGACATAAGATATTGGAGAAGGGCCAG GAGAGATCACTGAGTAATCAAGATCAACTGATCAAGGGAAGTCAACAATTGCAGGATCAATTACAATCTGCTAGAGAAGAAGTATCTAGTGTATTCAGCAACATTCAACAACAAGCGTGGTCCTTCAAAGAACAGTTTAATGAG ATATTCTTGTCTCTGTCCACTGGTTTGGACCATATCCAATTCATCCTCACTTGGCTGCTGGGAGAGTTCATTATCCTCGAACGTATTGTTGTATTTATAGTTGGCATGGTGATATCATACCTGCTAACTTGTA TGGAGTGTCTGTTTGTGGAGAGACAATTAGTCAACTGGTACCTTGTGGGTATCAATGTAGACACCAAGTATgatattatggtgagtagtgaTTGCTGGGTAACTGGTGTTGAATTACTAGCGCAGGAGAGCCTTCATTTTGTGTTATGGATTGCTCGCTATACAATGGTCTTGTTATGTCTTGGTGTGTTGGTACACTGCTATATGACTTATCGTAATTACGAAGTTGTCAATTATCAACTGCTCAACAAGATCATGGAACAGAATCGTCAGATCAAAAGACATCTCAAATTGGAGACGGAAGAAATTAGTGAAGAGAATTGGCCAGTCACTTCTA CCCCTACTCAACCAGTTATTAGTCAAGAAGCATTCATCATGCCCACACCTCAACACCCTACTACAATTACTACTACTGCTGGAGGGGTTATATCAGCAGAGAGTGGTAGACATGATCAAGATTCAGTAGATGGGGACCACCCAGACTCTGGACTTGGTGAAGACAATTTG TTCAACAGGACAACCAGGTGCAACTCCAGGTACAACTTCAGAAAGAAATGTCTACACACTGACCAGCTAACAAGACAAGGACTACACACACCAAG AGTGAGTAGCAGCTCACAAGGTAAAAGACATTCACGTAGACTAAGCAAAGATGACAgcacataa
- the LOC136248632 gene encoding uncharacterized protein isoform X2, translating into MFTTFYLLLVAINLSLSQIDQDQMSKSLEHGRSQLETYQEQANKDECWRLAVSYLNETCSTISQSAQQRLAIAFANCHWLSAGRRSYECTEEMSISECTKDMSESAFDVYTQFYNHIEDACFYLQSQLWQEKTEKLIGDLSDTSQHAVEKITESLERHKILEKGQERSLSNQDQLIKGSQQLQDQLQSAREEVSSVFSNIQQQAWSFKEQFNEIFLSLSTGLDHIQFILTWLLGEFIILERIVVFIVGMVISYLLTCSKYTAGARPLIMVIIVVECLFVERQLVNWYLVGINVDTKYDIMESLHFVLWIARYTMVLLCLGVLVHCYMTYRNYEVVNYQLLNKIMEQNRQIKRHLKLETEEISEENWPVTSTPTQPVISQEAFIMPTPQHPTTITTTAGGVISAESGRHDQDSVDGDHPDSGLGEDNLFNRTTRCNSRYNFRKKCLHTDQLTRQGLHTPRVSSSSQGKRHSRRLSKDDST; encoded by the exons ATGTTCACGACGTTTTATTTATTGCTGGTCGCCATTAACTTATCACTGTCTCAAATTGATCAGGATCAAATGTCAAAGTCTCTGGAACATGGCAGAAGTCAATTAGAGACTTACCAGGAACAAGCAAACAAAGACGAATGTTGGAGACTGGCTGTATCTTACCTCAACGAAACTTGTAGTACTATTAGTCAAAGTGCTCAACAAAGATTAGCCATCGCATTTGCCAACTGTCACTGGCTCAGCGCTGGACGGCGTTCATACGAGTGTACTGAAGAAATGTCCATTAGCGAGTGTACTAAGGACATGAGCGAGTCAGCCTTTGATGTATACACACAATTTTATAATCATATTGAAGACGCTTGTTTCTATTTGCAAAGTCAACTGTGGCAGGAGAAAACAGAAAAGTTGATAGGAGATTTGTCAGACACATCACAACATGCAGTAGAGAAGATTACGGAAAGTTTGGAACGACATAAGATATTGGAGAAGGGCCAG GAGAGATCACTGAGTAATCAAGATCAACTGATCAAGGGAAGTCAACAATTGCAGGATCAATTACAATCTGCTAGAGAAGAAGTATCTAGTGTATTCAGCAACATTCAACAACAAGCGTGGTCCTTCAAAGAACAGTTTAATGAG ATATTCTTGTCTCTGTCCACTGGTTTGGACCATATCCAATTCATCCTCACTTGGCTGCTGGGAGAGTTCATTATCCTCGAACGTATTGTTGTATTTATAGTTGGCATGGTGATATCATACCTGCTAACTTGTAGTAAGTATACAGCAGGGGCCAGGCCCCTAATAATGGTGATAATTGTAGTGGAGTGTCTGTTTGTGGAGAGACAATTAGTCAACTGGTACCTTGTGGGTATCAATGTAGACACCAAGTATgatattatg GAGAGCCTTCATTTTGTGTTATGGATTGCTCGCTATACAATGGTCTTGTTATGTCTTGGTGTGTTGGTACACTGCTATATGACTTATCGTAATTACGAAGTTGTCAATTATCAACTGCTCAACAAGATCATGGAACAGAATCGTCAGATCAAAAGACATCTCAAATTGGAGACGGAAGAAATTAGTGAAGAGAATTGGCCAGTCACTTCTA CCCCTACTCAACCAGTTATTAGTCAAGAAGCATTCATCATGCCCACACCTCAACACCCTACTACAATTACTACTACTGCTGGAGGGGTTATATCAGCAGAGAGTGGTAGACATGATCAAGATTCAGTAGATGGGGACCACCCAGACTCTGGACTTGGTGAAGACAATTTG TTCAACAGGACAACCAGGTGCAACTCCAGGTACAACTTCAGAAAGAAATGTCTACACACTGACCAGCTAACAAGACAAGGACTACACACACCAAG AGTGAGTAGCAGCTCACAAGGTAAAAGACATTCACGTAGACTAAGCAAAGATGACAgcacataa
- the LOC136248632 gene encoding uncharacterized protein isoform X1, with protein MFTTFYLLLVAINLSLSQIDQDQMSKSLEHGRSQLETYQEQANKDECWRLAVSYLNETCSTISQSAQQRLAIAFANCHWLSAGRRSYECTEEMSISECTKDMSESAFDVYTQFYNHIEDACFYLQSQLWQEKTEKLIGDLSDTSQHAVEKITESLERHKILEKGQERSLSNQDQLIKGSQQLQDQLQSAREEVSSVFSNIQQQAWSFKEQFNEIFLSLSTGLDHIQFILTWLLGEFIILERIVVFIVGMVISYLLTCSKYTAGARPLIMVIIVVECLFVERQLVNWYLVGINVDTKYDIMVSSDCWVTGVELLAQESLHFVLWIARYTMVLLCLGVLVHCYMTYRNYEVVNYQLLNKIMEQNRQIKRHLKLETEEISEENWPVTSTPTQPVISQEAFIMPTPQHPTTITTTAGGVISAESGRHDQDSVDGDHPDSGLGEDNLFNRTTRCNSRYNFRKKCLHTDQLTRQGLHTPRVSSSSQGKRHSRRLSKDDST; from the exons ATGTTCACGACGTTTTATTTATTGCTGGTCGCCATTAACTTATCACTGTCTCAAATTGATCAGGATCAAATGTCAAAGTCTCTGGAACATGGCAGAAGTCAATTAGAGACTTACCAGGAACAAGCAAACAAAGACGAATGTTGGAGACTGGCTGTATCTTACCTCAACGAAACTTGTAGTACTATTAGTCAAAGTGCTCAACAAAGATTAGCCATCGCATTTGCCAACTGTCACTGGCTCAGCGCTGGACGGCGTTCATACGAGTGTACTGAAGAAATGTCCATTAGCGAGTGTACTAAGGACATGAGCGAGTCAGCCTTTGATGTATACACACAATTTTATAATCATATTGAAGACGCTTGTTTCTATTTGCAAAGTCAACTGTGGCAGGAGAAAACAGAAAAGTTGATAGGAGATTTGTCAGACACATCACAACATGCAGTAGAGAAGATTACGGAAAGTTTGGAACGACATAAGATATTGGAGAAGGGCCAG GAGAGATCACTGAGTAATCAAGATCAACTGATCAAGGGAAGTCAACAATTGCAGGATCAATTACAATCTGCTAGAGAAGAAGTATCTAGTGTATTCAGCAACATTCAACAACAAGCGTGGTCCTTCAAAGAACAGTTTAATGAG ATATTCTTGTCTCTGTCCACTGGTTTGGACCATATCCAATTCATCCTCACTTGGCTGCTGGGAGAGTTCATTATCCTCGAACGTATTGTTGTATTTATAGTTGGCATGGTGATATCATACCTGCTAACTTGTAGTAAGTATACAGCAGGGGCCAGGCCCCTAATAATGGTGATAATTGTAGTGGAGTGTCTGTTTGTGGAGAGACAATTAGTCAACTGGTACCTTGTGGGTATCAATGTAGACACCAAGTATgatattatggtgagtagtgaTTGCTGGGTAACTGGTGTTGAATTACTAGCGCAGGAGAGCCTTCATTTTGTGTTATGGATTGCTCGCTATACAATGGTCTTGTTATGTCTTGGTGTGTTGGTACACTGCTATATGACTTATCGTAATTACGAAGTTGTCAATTATCAACTGCTCAACAAGATCATGGAACAGAATCGTCAGATCAAAAGACATCTCAAATTGGAGACGGAAGAAATTAGTGAAGAGAATTGGCCAGTCACTTCTA CCCCTACTCAACCAGTTATTAGTCAAGAAGCATTCATCATGCCCACACCTCAACACCCTACTACAATTACTACTACTGCTGGAGGGGTTATATCAGCAGAGAGTGGTAGACATGATCAAGATTCAGTAGATGGGGACCACCCAGACTCTGGACTTGGTGAAGACAATTTG TTCAACAGGACAACCAGGTGCAACTCCAGGTACAACTTCAGAAAGAAATGTCTACACACTGACCAGCTAACAAGACAAGGACTACACACACCAAG AGTGAGTAGCAGCTCACAAGGTAAAAGACATTCACGTAGACTAAGCAAAGATGACAgcacataa